In Cinclus cinclus chromosome 1, bCinCin1.1, whole genome shotgun sequence, the sequence GAACAGCACAAGATCTGCACAGACAATGGATGAAGGATATTTAGATGGTAATTACTCATATGAATACCCTCATGAAACCAACATCTGTGAAATGGGTGACTATTTCACATTTAACATCTATCTCACTGCTGTCCTCTACAGTCTGGTATTTTTTCTCAGTCTGCTAGGAAACACTTTGGTGTTATGGATCCTATTGAAATGTGAAAACCTTACATCTTTAACAAACATCTTCATCATGAATCTCTGTATCTCTGATTTAGTTTTCTCCTGCATGCTGCCTTTTTGGGTAGTGGACCAGTCCTTTGGATGGATTTTTGGTGAGTTCCTTTGCAAAGCATCAAATGCTGTTTTCTCCATTGGCTACTACAGCggtgttttctttttgactCTCATGACTATCCTGAGGTACTTGTTTGTGGTGAACCCCCTTTCAACTCTGAGATCCCAGACACAGTGCTGTGGTGTTCTGGTGTCCTTGGCTGTTTGGACTGTTAGCATATTAATTGTGGTTCCTGAGGTGATTCACACCACAGTGCAAGAAGACTTGGAAGAGTACAGGTTCTGTGattatgctgatgggaactgGAAAAAGGTGGACATTTATGTGAGAAATGTActcttcctgctttcctttggAATCATCATATTCTGTTATGTCAAGATACTCATAATCCTGCTTAGAGCAAGATCTCGCAGAAAGCACAGAACTGTGAGACTCATCCTCATTATTGTGGTGgcttttttcctgtgctgggcacccTACAACATCCTCAGCTTTCTGACTACTTTTCCATCACCCACCTGTCAGTATGAGAAAGACTCCAACCTTGCCTTTCACATCAGTCGTAAAATTgctttctcccactgctgcctcAACCCTGTGCTCTATGTATTTGTTGGAGTcaagttcaagaagcatttggaacAGTTATGCAGTCTGTGTTTACACTGCAGCAATGGCCAAGCCTCCAGCACCAGGATCTGCTatgaaggaaaattccagcatGAAGGGGCATCCGTCTACTGAAGCAAGACCTAACTATTAGGACTAATCCTGAATGAACTTTCAGATTTTGCATGCCATGGACAGCCTCTAATTCTTACAGGTACTCCCCTGAGAAAGACACACAAATTTACTTCTTGCAAGCATGCTGCGTATGGAAAAtagcaaaatatatttgtagTGGGATGAAGAGATAAGAATGCCAAGAAATTACTCCA encodes:
- the XCR1 gene encoding chemokine XC receptor 1, with product MDEGYLDGNYSYEYPHETNICEMGDYFTFNIYLTAVLYSLVFFLSLLGNTLVLWILLKCENLTSLTNIFIMNLCISDLVFSCMLPFWVVDQSFGWIFGEFLCKASNAVFSIGYYSGVFFLTLMTILRYLFVVNPLSTLRSQTQCCGVLVSLAVWTVSILIVVPEVIHTTVQEDLEEYRFCDYADGNWKKVDIYVRNVLFLLSFGIIIFCYVKILIILLRARSRRKHRTVRLILIIVVAFFLCWAPYNILSFLTTFPSPTCQYEKDSNLAFHISRKIAFSHCCLNPVLYVFVGVKFKKHLEQLCSLCLHCSNGQASSTRICYEGKFQHEGASVY